The following are from one region of the Anguilla rostrata isolate EN2019 chromosome 7, ASM1855537v3, whole genome shotgun sequence genome:
- the avpr2l gene encoding arginine vasopressin receptor 2, like, whose product MSCNNSSEYGRFENPRCENREGEKRFAFIKVGVLGFVFVLAACGNAFLLYALWRKRKRNTRTQLFLLHLCLADLVVAFFQVLPQLSMEITHRFKASDFVCRAVKYLQVVGMFASTYMIVAMTVDRYNAVCRPMVSFLTGSFRRYVAIGASWLVSLLFSTPQLFIFSLQEVERHVYDCWATFIEPWGSKAYITWITLSVFVFPAVILLYCQIKICLEIYLNMKRKTLQSDKTEGRAKGISSTMMKTVKMTFVIILLYTICWSPFFVVQLWSVWSPSTAPTDGPAFITIMLLASLNSCTNPWIYLYYSRAN is encoded by the exons ATGAGTTGCAACAACAGTTCAGAATATGGGCGATTCGAAAATCCAAGATGcgagaacagagagggggagaaacgCTTTGCATTTATCAAAGTTGGCGTTTTGGGGTTTGTCTTTGTGTTGGCCGCCTGCGGAAATGCGTTTTTGTTATACGCACTGTGGAGGAAACGCAAAAGAAACACGAGGACGCAACTGTTCCTTCTGCATCTCTGCTTGGCTGATCTTGTGGTCGCGTTCTTTCAAGTCCTGCCGCAGCTGTCGATGGAAATTACGCACCGTTTTAAAGCCTCTGACTTCGTGTGCAGAGCGGTGAAATACCTTCAAGTCGTCGGAATGTTTGCTTCAACTTACATGATAGTTGCCATGACCGTAGACCGCTACAACGCCGTCTGCAGACCCATGGTGTCTTTCTTAACAGGTTCTTTTCGCAGATATGTCGCGATCGGGGCATCCTGGCTGGTGTCTCTTCTGTTCAGCACCCCgcagctgttcattttttctttgcaaGAAGTTGAGAGACACGTGTACGACTGCTGGGCGACTTTCATAGAACCCTGGGGGAGCAAAGCATATATTACCTGGATTACTTTATCGGTCTTCGTTTTTCCAGCCGTGATTCTTCTTTACTGCCAAATAAAGATTTGTTTGGagatttatttgaatatgaaaaGAAAGACATTGCAGTCTGACAAAACAGAAGGGCGGGCGAAGGGTATATCAAGTACCATGATGAAAACGGTTAAAATGACGTTTGTCATCATTCTTCTGTACACCATATGCTGGAGTCCATTTTTTGTCGTCCAACTGTGGTCCGTGTGGAGCCCCAGTACCGCGCCAACTGACG GTCCAGCGTTCATTACAATCATGCTGCTGGCCAGTCTCAACAGCTGCACAAATCCCTGGATTTACCTATACTACAGCAGAGCCAACTGA